One genomic window of Polyangium aurulentum includes the following:
- a CDS encoding ferritin-like domain-containing protein, producing the protein MSHPFSRRGQQNQEPVEQWLARIFERALRCSVLTGILAQGCTVDRPLSLAEETDPDAVDEREPTATPVAVDPEARGVSCPEGSYYPVSASGLNPSRDFDYIAIRQVYGDPSPAALPAERWTRSEFTVLSETGVACATATGAECREKVANHPASMRSPSCLQICSETSVVTTSGDNVRRWAGQQDLAKLLRPIDTPDEAILLVTQNYDVACNDAERGSVQAVEDGFLVTGTKMTAMCAPIIIMRYTLHVSRSGQVREIASEELERNENMCVGRIPEGLASRPRDRGASGLGDFLARCAHLEAASISAFERLAAELEAHGAPASLLAEARRAAEDEIRHADTVGSLARARGGEPVEARVCHGDLRSLDAVALENAVEGCVRETFGALLGAYQAAHAEDPEIGAAMRRIAEDEARHAALSWKVHAWAMERLGPEERERIRGAQADALAQLGEGQTRRQDPEIARAAGLPSPERSARLVDVLRQGLQARA; encoded by the coding sequence GTGTCCCATCCTTTCTCGCGTCGAGGCCAGCAGAATCAGGAGCCCGTGGAGCAATGGCTCGCGCGCATCTTCGAGCGCGCGCTCCGCTGCTCGGTGCTGACCGGAATCCTCGCCCAGGGGTGCACGGTCGATCGCCCGCTCTCGCTCGCGGAGGAGACCGATCCAGACGCGGTGGACGAACGCGAGCCGACAGCCACGCCCGTGGCCGTCGATCCCGAGGCCCGCGGCGTGAGTTGCCCGGAAGGCTCGTATTACCCGGTCTCGGCGAGCGGCCTCAACCCCTCCAGGGACTTCGATTATATCGCCATTCGCCAGGTCTACGGCGATCCCTCCCCGGCAGCGCTGCCCGCCGAGCGCTGGACCCGGAGCGAGTTCACCGTGCTGAGCGAGACCGGCGTCGCCTGCGCCACGGCCACGGGCGCCGAGTGCAGGGAGAAGGTCGCGAATCATCCCGCGTCCATGCGATCGCCGAGCTGCCTCCAGATCTGCAGCGAGACGTCGGTCGTGACGACCTCGGGCGACAACGTTCGGCGCTGGGCGGGCCAGCAAGATCTGGCCAAGCTGCTCAGGCCGATCGATACGCCGGACGAGGCGATCTTGCTCGTCACCCAGAATTACGACGTCGCTTGCAATGATGCCGAGCGCGGCAGCGTGCAGGCGGTGGAGGACGGCTTTCTGGTGACGGGGACGAAGATGACGGCGATGTGCGCGCCCATCATCATCATGCGGTACACGCTGCACGTCTCGCGCAGCGGGCAGGTCCGCGAGATCGCGAGCGAGGAGCTGGAGCGCAACGAGAACATGTGCGTCGGCCGCATTCCCGAGGGGCTCGCGAGCAGGCCGCGCGATCGGGGCGCGTCAGGGCTCGGCGACTTCCTCGCGCGCTGCGCGCACCTCGAGGCGGCGAGCATCTCCGCATTCGAGCGGCTCGCGGCCGAGCTCGAGGCGCACGGGGCCCCGGCATCACTCTTGGCCGAGGCGCGGCGGGCAGCGGAGGACGAGATCCGGCACGCGGACACCGTCGGCTCGCTCGCGCGGGCGCGGGGCGGCGAGCCTGTCGAGGCGCGGGTTTGTCACGGTGATTTGCGCTCGCTCGATGCGGTGGCGCTCGAGAACGCGGTCGAGGGCTGCGTGCGCGAGACGTTCGGCGCGCTCCTCGGGGCATACCAGGCAGCGCACGCCGAGGATCCGGAGATCGGCGCCGCCATGCGACGCATCGCCGAGGACGAGGCCCGGCACGCGGCGCTGTCGTGGAAGGTTCACGCGTGGGCGATGGAGCGGCTCGGGCCGGAGGAGCGGGAGCGCATCCGCGGGGCGCAGGCGGACGCGCTCGCACAGCTCGGGGAGGGGCAGACGCGCCGTCAGGACCCCGAAATCGCGCGGGCGGCGGGCTTGCCGTCGCCGGAGCGGTCGGCGCGCCTCGTCGATGTGCTGCGGCAGGGATTGCAAGCGAGGGCGTGA